A window of Diabrotica virgifera virgifera chromosome 9, PGI_DIABVI_V3a contains these coding sequences:
- the LOC114329485 gene encoding uncharacterized protein LOC114329485: MSGTRSRNRHNNNPSQKRLSQHDQPSTSKQNLSSPYGNCSEPVQEYTHKYYMMQIPTKLSSQRKFSKFLEDRNLLEGTSYLLEVQATEQQAILYTNGPIPNFDNWKECLKCCIGRSIIQIHRYKPWDFMDPDTSTTAQSPKNSELTEQNTITASHSMVNNPSELQTNPTEIDDNNLSVVAQCSEMSDAEFDSVLRDFPTEFDTKCASISNMHIQKEKQMKQEEKALSRHDQPSTSEQNISSPSGNSTEPVQEYTHKYYMIQIPTRLSSQRKFSKLLKDSNLLEGIPFLLEVQATEQQAILYTNGPIPDLENWNICIGRSIIQIHRHKPLGFIDPDTSLNTITSSHSRVNNPSELQTNPTEIEDDNLSVAPQYPEILEFTRVLTKYITEIVTKCAQISNIHSQNENQMKQEEKTLSQHGQPSTSEQNLSSPYGNAAEAVLEYTHRYYMIQIPTRLSSQRNFSKLLEDHNLLEGIPYLLEVQATEQQAIIYTNGPIPDLENWKHWLKCCIGRSIIQIHRYKPWNFIEPDTYSELTEQNTITCSHSRVNNPSELQTNPTEIEYVKPVQEYTHKYYMIQIPTRLSSQRTFSKLLEDRNLLEGIPYLLEVQATEQQAILYTNGPIPNFDNWKDCLKCCIGRSIIQIHRYKPWNFIDPDTSTTPQNQKNFELTEQNTITPSHSSPRLFLYPVFPAVPITPNTPTSTPIHTQSSTRYPTPHPQPSTTPTHNAQPPVHHTQPSTDYIKYRIKYIPQDICQQRLFYQLILTNNLVPNLYSIKVFPYKKTASLWTFHYIDHKVLTANLRQITGDISISISPKCKIQSQAANNPNPAKHQTNFHLVISGVDKDYSLKDIKECLSEENRFPFTKIARIIGRSTKSRTSLVRVFTNSETMYDDALLNGIRMYGKRLNCRIPKASSGVPIRPKNCCKSGDVS; this comes from the coding sequence ATGTCAGGTACCAGATCTAGAAACAGACACAACAACAACCCTTCCCAAAAAAGACTGTCCCAACACGACCAACCCAGCACCTCAAAACAAAACCTATCCAGCCCATACGGTAACTGTTCAGAACCTGTTCAAGAGTATACTCACAAATACTACATGATGCAAATTCCTACAAAACTTTCCAGTCAAAGAAAATTTTCCAAATTCCTAGAAGACCGGAACCTCCTCGAAGGAACCTCCTATCTCCTAGAGGTTCAAGCAACCGAACAACAAGCAATTCTATACACCAACGGCCCAATCCCTAATTTCGACAATTGGAAAGAATGTCTAAAATGCTGTATAGGCAGAAGTATCATACAGATACACAGATACAAACCATGGGACTTCATGGACCCAGATACATCAACAACAGCACAGAGTCCGAAAAATTCCGAACTCACAGAGCAAAACACTATCACTGCCTCTCACTCTATGGTCAACAACCCTTCCGAATTACAAACAAATCCAACCGAAATAGACGACAATAATCTTTCTGTCGTCGCGCAATGCTCAGAAATGTCAGACGCAGAATTCGACAGCGTACTGAGAGATTTCCCGACAGAATTCGACACAAAATGTGCAAGCATATCCAATATGCATatccaaaaagaaaaacaaaTGAAACAAGAAGAAAAAGCACTGTCCCGACACGACCAACCCAGCACGTCAGAACAAAACATATCCAGCCCATCCGGTAACTCTACAGAACCTGTACAAGAGTATACTCACAAATACTACATGATACAAATTCCTACAAGACTTTCCAGCCAAAGAAAATTTTCCAAATTACTAAAGGATAGTAACCTCCTTGAAGGAATCCCCTTTCTCCTAGAGGTCCAAGCAACAGAACAACAAGCAATCTTATACACCAACGGTCCGATCCCTGATCTCGAAAATTGGAATATCTGTATAGGCAGAAGTATCATACAAATTCACAGACACAAACCACTAGGCTTCATAGACCCAGATACATCGCTAAACACTATCACTTCCTCTCACTCTAGGGTCAACAACCCTTCCGAATTACAAACAAATCCAACCGAAATAGAAGACGATAATCTTTCTGTCGCCCCGCAATACCCAGAAATCTTAGAATTCACAAGAGTACTGACAAAATACATTACGGAAATCGTCACAAAATGTGCACAAATATCTAATATACATAGCCAAAATGAAAACCAAATGAAACAAGAAGAAAAAACACTGTCCCAACACGGCCAACCCAGCACCTCAGAACAAAACCTATCCAGCCCATACGGTAACGCTGCAGAAGCTGTACTAGAGTATACTCACAGATACTACATGATACAAATTCCTACAAGACTTTCCAGTCaaagaaatttttcaaaattactagAAGATCATAACCTCCTCGAAGGGATCCCCTATCTCCTAGAGGTCCAAGCAACAGAACAACAAGCAATCATATACACCAACGGTCCGATCCCTGATCTCGAAAATTGGAAACACTGGCTAAAATGCTGTATAGGCAGAAGTATCATACAGATACACAGATACAAACCATGGAACTTCATCGAGCCAGATACATATTCCGAACTCACAGAGCAAAACACTATCACTTGCTCTCACTCTAGGGTCAACAACCCTTCCGAATTACAAACAAATCCAACCGAAATAGAATACGTAAAACCTGTTCAAGAGTATACTCACAAATACTACATGATACAAATTCCTACAAGACTTTCCAGTCAAAGAACATTTTCGAAATTACTAGAAGACCGGAATCTCCTCGAAGGAATTCCCTATCTCCTAGAGGTCCAAGCAACAGAACAACAAGCAATCCTATACACCAACGGCCCAATCCCTAATTTCGACAATTGGAAAGATTGTCTAAAATGCTGTATAGGCAGAAGTATCATACAGATACACAGATACAAACCATGGAACTTCATAGACCCAGATACATCAACAACTCCACAGAATCAGAAAAATTTCGAACTCACAGAGCAAAACACTATCACTCCCTCTCACTCTAGTCCCAGACTCTTTCTATATCCCGTCTTTCCAGCAGTACCAATCACACCAAATACTCCAACCAGCACACCAATACACACACAATCAAGTACCAGATATCCAACACCCCATCCTCAACCTAGCACAACACCTACACACAACGCACAACCCCCTGTACACCACACACAACCTTCAACAGACTACATAAAGTACAGAATAAAGTATATCCCTCAAGACATTTGCCAGCAACGATTATTCTATCAGCTCATCCTAACCAACAATCTTGTTCCAAACTTGTACTCAATAAAAGTCTTTCCATACAAAAAGACAGCTTCTCTTTGGACATTTCACTATATAGACCACAAAGTTCTTACAGCAAATCTCCGACAAATCACGGGAGACATATCCATCTCCATAAGCCCTAAGTGCAAAATTCAGTCACAAGCTGCAAATAATCCAAATCCTGCAAAACATCAAACCAATTTCCACTTAGTTATTTCCGGCGTTGACAAAGATTACTCCCTAAAAGATATCAAGGAATGCCTATCTGAAGAAAACAGATTTCCATTCACCAAAATAGCTCGAATTATTGGCCGCTCTACTAAAAGCCGAACTTCTTTAGTCAGAGTTTTTACAAACTCTGAAACAATGTACGATGATGCTCTCTTGAACGGAATCCGGATGTATGGAAAACGGTTAAATTGTCGGATCCCTAAAGCAAGCAGTGGCGTTCCTATCCGTCCAAAGAACTGTTGCAAAAGCGGAGATGTCAGCTAA